In Humulus lupulus chromosome 6, drHumLupu1.1, whole genome shotgun sequence, a single genomic region encodes these proteins:
- the LOC133781588 gene encoding receptor-like protein EIX1 → MGRHHSTEMLLFLVLLCVCISNMSGITFGCIEKERQALLNLKQSFQDPSHKLSSWQGQDCCQWKGVTCNETTGHVVKLHLRSSSMNFSFSNYSYPLVSYSYPLVDCNEDYSYSYSPYTHLPDLQANELSSNLLELQHLNYLDLSGNNFSYSKIPNFFGSMKNLKYLNLSHARFGGLISLQFANLTSLQVLDLNGLLNVNTRTFQWASNLLSLQYLDMNSVNCSNASDLMQVLTNLPSLSHISLPGCSLNMVNFPWRSINSTFSASVRYLDLSWNHLERSILNDLKNMTSLEVLDLSSTFFYATSSSIPTWLGDLKSLVYLNLVWNNYDSFEGEGGLLYIINNACSLKVLDLSYNKIREGLEPHQNSRKCVKYNLEILSLDYNEMGGPLPDWLMDPKRVCLKIYISQAHESSI, encoded by the coding sequence ATGGGGAGGCATCATAGCACAGAAATGTTATTGTTCCTGGTTCTTCTCTGTGTATGCATATCAAACATGAGTGGTATTACCTTTGGCTGCATCGAAAAAGAGAGACAAGCTCTCCTAAACTTGAAACAAAGCTTTCAAGATCCTTCACACAAGTTGTCCTCCTGGCAAGGTCAAGATTGCTGCCAATGGAAAGGAGTAACCTGCAATGAAACCACGGGTCATGTTGTCAAGCTCCATCTCAGATCCTCATCAATGAATTTCTCATTTTCAAATTATTCATATCCACTTGTTTCTTATTCATATCCACTCGTAGACTGCAATGAAGattattcatattcatattcaccTTATACTCATCTGCCTGACTTACAAGCTAATGAGTTGAGCTCTAATTTGTTGGAGCTGCAACATCTCAACTACTTGGATCTCAGCGGAAACAACTTCAGTTATAGCAAGATTCCCAACTTCTTTGGCTCAATGAAGAATCTAAAGTATCTAAATCTGTCTCATGCACGTTTTGGTGGATTGATTTCTCTTCAATTTGCAAATCTTACTAGCTTGCAAGTTCTTGATCTTAATGGTCTTTTGAATGTTAATACTCGTACTTTCCAGTGGGCTTCAAATCTTTTGTCTCTCCAATACCTTGATATGAATTCGGTAAATTGTTCGAATGCATCAGATTTAATGCAGGTACTTACCAACCTTCCTTCTCTGTCACATATCAGCCTACCTGGTTGTAGTCTAAATATGGTCAATTTTCCTTGGCGTTCGATCAATTCCACCTTCTCTGCTAGTGTTCGATACCTAGACCTTTCCTGGAATCATCTTGAAAGATCAATTCTTAATGATCTAAAAAATATGACTTCTCTTGAAGTACTTGATCTTTCGTCCACCTTCTTCTATGCTACTAGTTCCTCAATTCCAACCTGGTTGGGTGATCTTAAGAGCCTTGTTTACCTTAATCTTGTATGGAATAATTATGATAGCTTTGAAGGAGAAGGTGGCTTGCTGTACATAATAAATAATGCTTGTTCCTTGAAGGTATTAGATTTGTCATATAACAAAATTAGAGAAGGGTTAGAGCCTCATCAAAATTCAAGAAAATGTGTCAAATATAATCTAGAGATATTAAGTTTAGACTATAACGAAATGGGTGGTCCTTTGCCTGATtggttgatggacccaaaacgggtatgtttaaaaatttatatatcgcaagcgcacgaatcgtccatatag